The window GTTGGCGTCCAGCGGGTCAGGGACGTTCGGCATCGTCGTCATGGTGATGCGGTTCGTCGGTACCGTCTTGAGCTGCATGCCCAGGTCGTACAGCTTCTTGACCGTGCCGATCTCCTCGGAGACCGTCAGCGACTTCGTGGCCGCCTCGGCCAGACCCATCAGCCGGCCCGTGTCGGTGAAGACGTTCTGGTCCTTCATCCCGCGGATCATCGAGTTCATGTACATGTGCTGGGCCCTGGCCCGCATGAGGTCGCTGCCCCAGGCGTGGCGCGTGCGCAGCCACTGGAGCGCCTGCTTGCCCTGGACCTTCTTCGTACCGGCCTTCAGCTTCAGGCCGGAGCCGCCGGGCACACCGGGCAGCGGGCCGTCCTTCACGTTCTGTCTCACACAGACCTCGACCCCGCCGATCGCGTCCGCCATGCTCACGACGCCCGCGAAGTCGATCGTCATCCAGTGGTCGATGTAGACCCCGGTGAGGTTCTGCCAGGTGGCCAGGGTGCAGCCGGCTCCGCCGCGGGACAGCGACGTGTTGATGATGTCGTTGGTCGCCGAATAGGTCTTGCCGTCCTTCGGGTCCGTGCACTTGGGGATGTCGACGCGGGTGTCGCGCGGGATGGTCACCACCGCGGCGCTCTTGCGGTCCGCGGACAGGTGGATGAGCATTTGCACGTCGCCCAGCGGCGGGTTGCCGCGGTTGTCCCGGCTGCCGCCCAGGGCCACGTTCGCGTCGGAGGCACGGCTGTCGGAGCCGACCAGCAGGATGTTCAGCGGAGTCTGCCCGGCAGCGTTGGGCGCCGTCTTCGGCGCCTTCGAGTCGCCGCTGCTGCGCTCGCCCTTCTCGATGTTGTTGTTCAGGTGCCGGTAGTACAGGTATCCCGTGCCGGCGGTCCCGAGTATCGCCACCGCCAGGACCGTCGCAGACCAGCGCAGGGCCCGCCGTCTGCGGCGGGACCGGTCGGTCTCCTGGCCTCCTGGGCGCCGCGGGTTCCCGCCGTGCCTGCCCGGTCCGGCCGCTGTGCCCTTGCCCTGCGGTGCGAGGGACATCGTGTCCTCGACCGCTGGCACCTCCCCCTGCACACTGCTCCGACTCAACTCCCTGCCCCTTCCCCACCCCTGTTGCCCGACACGAGGCCGCGCCCCGCGTCCGGCCCTCCCTGGCCGGTGCGGAGCGAACCCTGTCAGGCCACCCTGTCCGACACTGGTCCGCCACCTGTCAGACCCCTGTGGGCCCGAACCGGGTTGGCTACGCATCGGCAAAATCAGCGACCGGCACGGTCGCGTGCTGTCGGCCCGGTATGCGGCCGACGTCGGACGGACGTGCAGTCGACACAGCGGTGCCCCACGTCAGACCAACGTGAGCCCCGCACGGTTGTGTTCCAAGCCGCAAAACTCCGAACCGAATCCCAACCGACCCGCACCTGAGACGGACTGACCTGCACCTGCCGAGTGCCGACCCCGCACTTGGCACCGGCCAACTCGGCACCTGACACCGGCTGAATCCGCCCCCAGGCAAACCCTCCTCGGCATCAGGCAGACCTGCCCCCGAATCCGAGCAACCCGCCCCCCAGCGCCGGCCGAGCCCGTCCTCGGCACCGAGCAGATCGGCCCCCGGGCCCCAACTCCACACCAGGCAAAGGCCCGCCGCTCGCCCCGTAAGACGTGCGGCAGGCCCGTCAGGTCGCTTGCGTCAGCGGGTCAGCTGGCGCACTGGACCTTGTCCGCCGTGGACTTCTCCACATCCGGGGTGGCGGCCGAAGCGGAGTTCAGCTTCACCCCGGCGCCCTTGAAGTCCTCTCCCAGCGTGAGTGTCATCGTCGGCAGTCCCTGGGAGTTGGTGACGCTCTTGCCCGGCTTCATCGCCGATCCGCTCAGACCCATGATGTCGGCCAGCCTGCGGGCCTGGTCCGCCTGATCGGGCGCGTACTCGAGCGTCGTCTTGGGCAGTGTCTGGCCCGAGTTGCCCGCGTTCTCGGACTTGGACACACCCGCTTCGAGCTGCAGCCAGTTGAGCTGGGCCTGCGCACTGCCGTCCGGGGCACCGCCGTTGAGGATCTGCACGCGCACCTCCGAGGCGGCGGACTTCTCGCCCTTGAGACGGGCGGCGACCGCGGCCTTCTCCTTCGCCTCCTTCTTCTTCACGGCGGTGAAGGAGGTGTCGCTCTTGATCATCTGGAAGACCTGGGGCGCGCGCGACTCGTCGACGACGACGGTCGCCTTGATCTTCTCGGCCGGGTTGTCCCGTACCGGCACCGTGGTGAAGGTGATGTTCTTCGGCGGCACCTTCTTCAGCTCCAGCGCCACGTCCTTGAGCGTGCTGACCTTTCCGATGCCGGTGTCCACCGTCAGTGCCTTGGTGGCGGCCTCGGCGAGCTTCAGCAGCTTGCTGGGGTTGGTGAGGGTGTCGCTGGACGCCATCTTGCGCATCAGCGATCCGAGGAACTGCTGCTGCACCTTGATGCGGTCGAGGTCGCCCTGGTTGCCGAAGCTGTGCCGGGTCCGCACGAAGGCGAGCGCCTGCTCGCCCTCGACCTTGGACGTACCGGCCGGCAGCTTGAGCTTCGACTCCTTGTCGTCGACGGCCTTCTCCACACAGACGTCGACGCCGTCCACCGCGGTGGTCAGGGTCTTGACGGCGTTGAAGTCGGCCATCATGAAGTGGTCCACCGAGATGCCGGTGACCTCCTTGACGGTGCGCATGGTGCAGCCCGGGTCCCGGCCGCCCTGACCCAGGCTCGTGTTGAAGCGCTGGTTGAGCGTCCCGGAAACGATCTTCTCCGTGCCGTCCTCCTGCTTGGTCGGACAGTCCGGAATGTCGACCATCAGGTCACGCGGAATGCTCATCGCGGTCGCGTTCGTACGGTCCTTGGAGACGTGCAACAGGATGTTCGTGTCGGCGTGTCCGACGCTGCCCTTGTCGCCGTAGCCCTCGTTGCCCGCACCGGTGCGCTTGTCCGTACCGATGATCAGGATGTTGAAGGCCTCGTCCTTGCTGAAGCCGCTCGCACCCGCGCTGCCGACGTCCGTCGTGCTGACGTTGCCCTCTAGGTGCTTGATGTAGGCGTACGCGGCCGCCGAGACACCGACCAGCACGAGGGCCATGCCGCCGCCGGTCCACAGCAGTATCTTCTTCGCCCGCGACTTCTTGGGTTTCGTCCGGCGGCGGCCCGGAGGTGGCTCGTCCGGCGTGCCGCGGCGCCTGCGCGGTCCGGGCACATCGGTGCCCGGAATCTCACGCTCACGCTCACGACCCGGCGCGGTACGCGGGCGTGTTGCCGCCCCTCCGGCGCGGGTGGCGGTTCTCCGGGGACCGGGAACCGTCGACTGCGGTGCGGAACTCTGCAGTCGCAGTTCGTAGTCGCCTGTGTTCGGGTTGAGTACCCACTGGTCTGCGGGGTCGATATCGTCCGCCCGCCCACGGCCTTGCGCGTCCACGGTTGCTTGAGTCCTCCGTCGGGGCCACGCGGCGTCTTTCCCCCTCAAAAGACGCTCGGTCAGTCGGTCCAACCAGTGCGCGACCTCAGGACGGACCTCAGGACCGGGTGCACCGGATCGCTCACACTATCCGCCCAGTTCGGCGCCGAGCGACGACGGTGAGAAATTCCACTTCCCTACAACCGGGCAATCCACCCAATTCTTTGAACGTACGTTCCCCGTCTTGGTGTGCTCTTTACCCAGAGGCCTGTTCGGGCGTTAACCGCAGGCGTCCTCGGCGGCCGTGTTCCCACGGAAAGTCGGCGCGGGACTCGGCGTCAGCGAAGGGTCTTCGGGCCGCTTTGCGCCCGATTTGCCATCTTCCTGACTGAAACCCTGGCGGTGGCCCCTCTCCCGCTCTCCATAACTCCCCTCGCGGGGCTCGTAGTTGTACGAATCGCCGTAAGCGTCCCCGTCACCGACCGACTCCGCACCGCTCCTCTTTGTGCCGGAATCCTCCGGAAGTTCCTTCGAGACCTCCAACGGGGCGTCCATGCGCAGCCGTTCGAAGAGTTTCTCCGCCTCGGGTTCCACGAGCTGGTCGCGATTGGCGTTGTACGCGTACGACTCCCGCGGCACCGTAAGGAATTGCACACGTTCGGTGGGGATGTTGCGCATGCCCCGGACCAGGTCGTACAGGCCCCGCAGGCTCGCGAGGCCCGGGTCGGTGGTGAGCGAGGAGGTCGCCGCGTCCAGCACCGGATAGAGCTTCACCGGATTCAGCAGTACGTCATTGCTGCGCACCTTGTTGACGAGGGCGCCCAGGAACCGCTGCTGGCGGTCCATCCGGTCGGTGTCGCTGCCGTCACCGATGGTCTTGCGGGCGCGTACGTACCCGAGGGCCTGCTCGCCGTTGAGCTTCACCTTGCCCGCGGGCAGCCGGAGCTTGGCGGCGGGATCGTCGATCGGCTCCTTCAGGCACACCACGACCCCGTCGACGGCGTCGACCATGTCCTTGAAGCCGTGGAAGTCCACGACCATGTGGTGGTCGATCCGGATGTCGGTCAGCTTCTCGACCGTACGGATCGTGCACGCCGAACCGCCGCTCTGGAAGGCGTAGTTGAACATCGCGAACGTCGGCGAGGTGCGGCTGCCGTCGGGCCGCCGGCAGCTCGGCACGTCCACCATCAGATCGCGGGGGAGGGAGACCGCGGTCGCGCTGCGCCGGTCGGCCGGGAGATGCAACAGGATGGTGGTGTCGGACCGCTCGGTGCCGGAGTCCCGTCCGTACTTCTGGTTCCCGTCCCCCGACCGTGAGTCCGACCCGATCAGCAGGATGTTCTGCGCGTCGCGCACCAGCGAGGTCGGCCGCTCCTTCTCGAACCGCGCGAGTTCGGCGGCGGTGTCGTCGTCCGACGTGATGTTGCCGTTCAGCTTCTCGTACAGCACCCAGCCGGCTCCCGCGGCGCCCACCACGACCACGACCACGCCGACCGCGGTGTACCGCAGCCACCGCCTCCGCCGCCGCCTGACCCCGGCCCCGGTGGGAGACGCCCCGACCCCGGGCCCGACCGCCCCCGGCGCCGCACCCCGAGTCCCTCCGGTGTCGCTCACGTCTGAGTCCACCCCTCATGGCGTACGGGCCTGCTCCTACGACCATGGCCCGGGAGGGGGCGGGAGGCTCCGGGGGGTGGGCCGAATGGGGGATGGGGAGGGGCCGGCTGCGGGCCCCTTCTTAGGGGCGCGGGGAACTGCGCAGTCTTTTGGGGGTTCGGGGGCGGAGCCCCTGAGTCAGCCCCTCACCCCGGCGGCCCCCGTCAACGAGCCGTAGCCGAAACCCGCTCACTCTCGATCCGCTTCGCCAACGCATCCTCCCCGACCTGCTCAAGGTTCCGGCACAACACCACGGACCCCCCGACGGCGAGCGGAGCGAAGAGCCCGGCGCTCAACCCCTCCCACGTGTCGTACGAAAGCGCGGACAACAACCGAGCCCCCGGCCCGCCCAGCCCCAGCCCGGGCGCATCCGCACGAGCCCGCTCGACAACCTCCGCCCCCGTCAGCTCCGCCCCGGCGACAACAACCGCGGGCGACTCCGGATCCACAGGCCCGTACGCCTGGAAGACATCCCCCTGACCGGGCACCTCGACGGCGTAGTCGGCGTATCCGGCCGGCACCTGGGCGAACCGCCGCCCGAGCGGCGCGAGCGACAACGCCACCCGCTCCCCGGAACACGCGAGCCCGGCCTCGAACTGCCCGGGCCCGGCCACCACATGGTCGGCCGCACCCGCATCACCCCCGACATCCGCCACGACCCCCACGGAGGAACAGGCGAGCAGCCACACCGCCGTCTGCCAGTGCGCGGGCAGCAGCAACGCGACCCGCTCCCCGGGCTCGGCGGCCAGCTCGCCCTGGAGCAGGTTGGCGGTCTTGGCCACCCAATTGGCGAAGGTGGCCACGGACAGTTCGACACGTTCACCCGTGGCGTCGTCGTAGAAGGTCACCAGGGGGCGCGCGGGATCCGTGGCGAGCGCGGATCGCAGCAGGTCGGCAGGGGTGCGGTCGGTGGCGTTCACGGGACGCAAGGGTACGCGGACACCCGCCCGGGCGGGTGAGTGAGGGCCACCGGTTCGGCGGAGTCCGGCCGACGGTCCGTCAAATCCCAGATGGACAGATAAGTATGACTATGTCCAGGATCAGGGGCATGCGCGGATATCTTGCTTCCTCGATTGCCGTCACGTGTGCGGCCGCCCTGGCCTTCCCCCTGGCCGTGTCCACCGACGCCGCGGCCGCACCCCCGGCGGCCGAGAGCCCGACCACCGACCGGGCGACACCGGACAGACCGGCATCCGAACGAACGGCCAGGGCCCGACCGGAAACACCGAGCACGTCGACGACATCGGCCGAGACGACAACATCGGCCGAGACGGCCGCCTCGGCCGAGGCGGCAGCAGGAACCGCCGTCTCCGCCTCCGCGGCCTCCGCTCCCGCGACCGACCGCTCGATCCCCGGCAGCACCCAGTCCCTCCCTCTGGCACCCCTCGCGCCCCCGGCCCCGTCCTCCGGCGATCGCACCCTGCCCCCCACGTCCGCCCCCGCTTCCCCCGCCGCCTCCGCCCAAGGTCTCCCGCGACGCGACGTACGCCGCTTCTCCCTCGTGGGTGTCGTCTGGGACAACCCGGACACGGAACTCCACGGCAGCGTCCAGGTCCGTACCCGCGCGAGCGGCACCGCCAAGTGGTCGCTCTGGCAGGACGTGGACACGCACAACCACGAGCACGCGGCGGACCCGGACACCGCGGAGCGCACTTCCGGGCGCGTGCGCGGGGCCACGGCCCCCCTGTGGGTCGGCGACTCGGACGGTGTGGAGGTCCGCGTCCAGGCGGAGGCGGACGGCAGGCCGAGAACGGACGGCCGGGCCGTCGCAGGCGACCCCCTCCCCACGGGCCTGCACATCGAACTGATCGACCCCGGCGTCGACCCGGCCGCCGAGCCCCCGCCCCAGGCCTCCGGGGTGGACGCCCCGCGGGGCAACGTCCTGACGGCGGAGGCGGCGGCCTCCTCCGCCGTCAACGCCGACCTCGCCCCCCTCGGCGCCACCGCGATCCCCGCCCTCAGCCAGAAGCAGACGGAGGCCGACCTCCTGGCGACCCGAGGCGAGACGGCGGAAGCGGCGAGCGCGAAGGACAAGCCGGGCGCGAAGGACAGGCCGGGGCCCAAGGACAAGCCGGGTACGACAGGCAAGACCGGCACGATCGGCACCGCCGACGCGGCGGACCCGGCGACGGGCCAGCGCGTGAAGCCGTACATCGGTGCACGTCCGCGCATTGTCACCCGCCGGGGCTGGGGCGCCGACGAGACGCTCCGCGAGCGGAACTTCAGCTACACGAAGACCGTGAAGGCCGCCTTCGTCCACCACACCGCGTCGGGCAACAACTACCGCTGCGCGCAGGCACCTTCAGTCATCCGCAGTATCTACCGCTACCACGTGAAGAGCAGCGGCTGGCGGGACATCGGCTACAACTTCCTCATCGACAAGTGCGGAAACATCTACGAGGGCCGGGCCGGAGGCGTGGCCAAGCCGGTCATGGGCGCACACACTCTCGGTTTCAACACCAACAGCATGGGGATCGCGGTCCTCGGGAGCTTCGGTGCCGCGAACCCGCCCGCCGCCGCGGTGAAGGCGATCGCGAAGCTCACGGCATGGAAGCTCGGCCTCTTCGGAGCGAACCCCAAGGGCAAGACATACCTCAAGTCCGGGGGCGGAAATCTCTACCGAAAAGGAAAGAACGTACGACTCAATGTAATCTCCGGTCACCGGGATGGTTTCGCCACCGAATGCCCGGGCGGCCGACTCTACGCGAAGCTCGGCAAGGCCCGTGCGACTTCGGCCCGCTACCAGGGACGATGAGGTCCGGTCGGCGGGAATGGTGAGCCCGGCAAGCCGGGGTCCCAGCCCCGGCGGCTCCCCACAGCCATACCTCCCCCAGAGGCGCCCCACAGCCATCGAAACGGTCTGCATACACTGGCCGGTCGAAAGACAGTTCGACCGGCCCCATCAGGAAGCAGAGACGACAGGTGACAGAAGCGATCCTCCTGGTCGGCGGCAAGGGCACACGGCTGCGCCCCCTCACGGTGCACACGCCGAAGCCGATGGTTCCGGCGGCCGGGGTACCGTTCCTCACGCACCAGCTGGCACGGGCGAGAGCGGCGGGGGTCGAGCACATCGTGCTCGCCACGTCCTATCTGGCCGAGGTCTTCGAGCCCCACTTCGGCGACGGCTCGTCGCTGGGGCTCCACATCGAGTACGTCACCGAGGAGGAGCCCCTCGGCACCGGCGGCGCCATCCGGAACGTGGCCTCCCGGCTGAGATCGGGCCCCGACGACCCGGTCCTGATCTTCAACGGGGACATCCTGACGGGCCTGGACATCCCGGCCCTGATCAGCACCCACCGGTCCTCGGGCGCGGACGTCTCCCTGCACCTGACGAGGGTGACGGACCCTAGGGCGTACGGACTGGTCCCCACGGACTCGTCGGGCCGGGTCCAGGCGTTCCTGGAGAAACCCCAGACCCCCGAGGAGATCGTCACCGACCAGATCAACGCGGGGGCGTACGTCTTCCGCCGCTCGGTGATCGACGCGATCCCGGTGGGCCGCCCGGTCTCGGTCGAACGGGAGACGTTCCCGGAGCTCCTTGCCTCGGGCGCCCACCTCCAGGGAATGGTCGACTCGACCTACTGGCTGGACCTGGGCACTCCGGGGGCCTTCGTTCGCGGCTCGGCCGACCTGGTTCTCGGCCGCGCCCCGTCCCCGGCCGTCCCGGGCCGCTGCGGCGACCGCCTGGTCCTCCCGTCGGCCACGGTCGCCTCCGACGCCAAACTGACCGGCGGCACCGTCGTCGGCCACGGCGCCACGGTCGGCGAGGGCGCCCGCATCTCCGGCAGCACGATCCTGGACGGCGCGGTCATCGCCCCCGGCGCGGTCATCACCGACTCCCTGATCGGCGCCCGCGCCCACGTCGGCGCCCGCTCGATCCTCACCGGAGCAGTCATCGGCGACGGCGCCTCGGTAGGCCCCGACAACGAACTCCGAGAAGGCGTACGCATCTGGTGCGACGCCCAAATCCCAGCCGCAGCACTCCGCTTCTCGTCGGACCAGTAACACCGACTCGACCAAGGGCTTGACCAAGGGGGGAGCCAGAGCCTGCGCAAACAAACTGGCGCAGGCTCACACCACCCAGCCCGTCCGGCGTTTGAGGACGAGCGCGGAGCGCGATACGGGGGTTCGGGGGCGGAGCCCCTGAAAAGGGACGGGAATGGGTAGGGGCGGCGGGGGCGAAAAAACTCAAAGCCGCCCAATATCCCCCCGAGGCATCCGCGGCTGACGCCGCCCCGGCGTACGCCCACTCAACAAAATGAGCCGAGCAGCCCGATGCCGCTGCCCCGCATAGGGCTCAAGCAACGACAACATCACGGCATCATCCGCATCCCGGTCCCCGGCCAACGCATACCCCACGATCCCAGGAAGGTGCAGGTCCCCGACCGTCACCGCATCCGCCGCCCCATGACTCCGCTGCACAACCTCCGCCGAGGTCCACGGCCCCACCCCCGCCACCACCTCAAGCCGCTCCTGGGCCCGCCCCACCTCGAACCCCACCGCCTCCTCCATCCGCCGAGCCACCCGCACGACCCGCAGAATCGTCGACGCCCGCTTGTTGTCGACCCCCGCCCGATGCCACTCCCACGAGGGAATCAACGCCCAGACCCGAGGCTCGGGCATCACGAACATCCCCCCGCCCCGACCCACCAGAGGCCCGGGCCCGGGCGCCGGCACCCCGTACTTCCGCACGAGCAACCGCCAGGCCCGATACGCCTCGTCCGTCGTCACCTTCTGTTCGAGAATCGACGGGATCAACGACTCCAGCACCAGCCCGGTACGCGTCAGCCGCAACCCGGGCCGCCGATGCCGAGTCACCGCCACGAGCCGATGCCGCGGCTCGAAGGCGTCGGGATCGTCCGACTCCCCGAGCATCCGAGGCAGCTGCTCCAGCAACCAATCGGCCCCGGGCCCCCAGGCCTCCCCTTCGACGGCACCGGCACGCACGGACACCCGCAGGGTCCCGGGCCCGACCGGCGTGAGACTGGCCCGCCACACGGCCCCGTCGGGCGTCGTACGGAAGGTCGGATCGGCGGGCCCCCGCCGCAACGGCCCGAGCACGAGCCCGAGATCCAGCGGCCACGGCGGCACCCAGCTCCGCGTACGCCCGCCGAGTCCGCCCGAGACTCCGCCCGACCGGTCCGCCCGAGCCTGCCCGGGCACGACGACATGCCCGCCGCGCACGGTCGTACGCGTCGGCCGAGGATCAAAACGTCCGGCCACGAATGAGGTCCTAGGGCTTGGGGAGCTCGGTCATGCCGTACGAGGATGCCGTACGAACCGGGGGCGATGTGAACGTCGGCGCTCAACGCACCTCGATGAACGCCCCCGCATCCCGCTCGGGCCGAGCCTTCGGCTCCTCCGCCGCGTGCCCGACCGCGACGGCCCCCATGGGATCCCATCCCTCCGGGAGCCCGAGCACGTCCCGCACGACCTCGCGGCAGAACATCGTCGACGACACCCACGCGGACCCGAGCCGCTCCCCGGCGAGCGCGACGAGGAAGTTCTGCACCCCGGCGCCCGCGGCGACCACGAACATCTCCCGCTCGGCCCCGTCACGCCGCTCGTCGCCGTACGTATGCGATCCGTCCATGACGAGACACGGCACGACCAGATACGGCGCGCCCCGCAGCACGTCCCCGCGCCGCACCCGCTTGGCGATGGACTCCGCGCTCTTCCCGTCCCGCTCCAGATCGGCGACCCAGGCGTCCCGCATGGCGTCGAGCAGCCGCGTCCGCGACTCGGCCGACTCCAGGAGTACGAATCTCCAGGGCGTCGTGTGATGCGGCGCGGGCGCGGTCACGGCGGCGGCCACCGCACGCCGTACGGCATCGGGGTCGACGGGCTCGTCGGTGAAGGCCCGGACGGTACGCCGCTGGGTGACGGCCTCCCGGACGGCCTCGGAGGTGCCGAGCCGGAACATGTCGTCGCGCGCGCCCCGGACCATGCCTCGCGTCCCTTCGTCCTTGCCGTCGTCGCCGTGTGTGCCCACCACGTGGGACAGTCCGCGCACGACCGCGACGGGCAGTCCGGCCGCCTTGCCCTTGACCAGGTCGCCGGCGGAGGCGAGCTCGTCGGCGGTGGCGACGACGGTGGCGCTGAGCGGGTTCCCGTGCGCGTCCGTGCCGCCCCGCAGATCGTCGAGTGCGCGCACTCCGGCGGCCCCGATGGCGACATCGGTGAGGCCGGTCCGCCAGGGCCGCCCGAACGTGTCCGTGACGACGACCCCGACCTCGACCCCGAGCGCGTCCCGCAGCCCGTCGCGGATCGCGCGCGCGGAGGCGTCCGAGTCCTCGGGCAGCAACAGCACGGTCCCGGAGGGGGTGTTGGAGGCGTCGACACCGGCGGCGGCCATGATGAGCCCCTGCCGGTTCTCCACGATCCGCAGCGGCCCGCGCCGTGCGACGACCCGCACGGTCTCGGCGTCGATCGCGGCTTCCCGGTCCGCCGCCTCGACGATCCGCCCCTCGGCCTTGGACACGATCTTCGAGGTGACCAGCAGCACGTCCCCGTCGACCAGGCCCGGCTCGGCGCCGGCGATCAGCTTGGCGAGATCGTCCCCCGGCCGTACCTCGGGCAGTCCGGGCAGGGCCCAGACCCGGAAGCCGGGCACACCGGACGGCAGCCCTTCGTCCCCGGCCGGAACCGGACTCGCGGAAAACCCGCCGCTCATGTGCCCCGTACTCCCGAACCCTTCGCTGCCGAACTCGGCGCTCCCGGAATCGTCGTCGCTCAAGCGCCCCGCACCTCCTCCGCCAGCGCCAGCGCCTGACGGGCCATCTCGGCCGTCGCGGCCAGGTCGGTCATCATCAGGGGCACGGCCCGGCACCGGATGCCGGCGGCGGCGACCTGCTCCACGGTCCCGGCGTCCACGGTGTCGACGAGCCAGCCGTCGAGCAGTCCCGAGCCGTAGTGCTCGGCGACCGCGGCGGCCGTGGACTCGACGCCGACGGCCGAGAGGACCTTGTCGGCCATGCCGCGCACGGGTGCGTCACCGACGATGGGGGAGAGGCCGACCACCGGGACACCCGCCTCGGCGATGGCCTCCCGGATACCGGGCACGGCGAGAATGGTGCCGACGGACACGACCGGGTTGGACGGCGGGAAGAGGATCACGTCGGCCGAGGCGATCGCCTCCAGCACTCCGGGCGCCGGCTTGGCCTGGTCGGCGCCGACGGGCACCACCGCGTACGCGTCCACGGAGGCCCGCAGCCGCACCCAGTACTCCTGGAAGTGGATGGCCTTGCGCTCGCCGTCGATCTCGACGGCCACATGGGTCTCGACGCGGTCGTCGGACATGGGGATCAGCCGGACGCCCGGCTGCCACCGGTCGCAGAGCGCCTCGGTGACGGCGCTGAGGGGATATCCGGCGCCCAGCATCTGCGTCCGCACGATGTGTGTCGCGAAGTCCCGGTCGCCGAGCCCGAACCACTCGGGCCCGACCCCGTACGCCGCGAGCTCCTCCTTGACGTGGAAGGTCTCGTCGGTCCGCCCCCAGCCCTGCTCCTCGTTGATACCGCCGCCGAGTGTGTACATCACCGTGTCGAGGTCCGGGCAGAC is drawn from Streptomyces liliifuscus and contains these coding sequences:
- a CDS encoding coenzyme F420-0:L-glutamate ligase, with translation MSGGFSASPVPAGDEGLPSGVPGFRVWALPGLPEVRPGDDLAKLIAGAEPGLVDGDVLLVTSKIVSKAEGRIVEAADREAAIDAETVRVVARRGPLRIVENRQGLIMAAAGVDASNTPSGTVLLLPEDSDASARAIRDGLRDALGVEVGVVVTDTFGRPWRTGLTDVAIGAAGVRALDDLRGGTDAHGNPLSATVVATADELASAGDLVKGKAAGLPVAVVRGLSHVVGTHGDDGKDEGTRGMVRGARDDMFRLGTSEAVREAVTQRRTVRAFTDEPVDPDAVRRAVAAAVTAPAPHHTTPWRFVLLESAESRTRLLDAMRDAWVADLERDGKSAESIAKRVRRGDVLRGAPYLVVPCLVMDGSHTYGDERRDGAEREMFVVAAGAGVQNFLVALAGERLGSAWVSSTMFCREVVRDVLGLPEGWDPMGAVAVGHAAEEPKARPERDAGAFIEVR
- the cofD gene encoding 2-phospho-L-lactate transferase; translation: MRIVVLAGGIGGARFLRGLKQAAPDADVTVIGNTGDDIHLFGLKVCPDLDTVMYTLGGGINEEQGWGRTDETFHVKEELAAYGVGPEWFGLGDRDFATHIVRTQMLGAGYPLSAVTEALCDRWQPGVRLIPMSDDRVETHVAVEIDGERKAIHFQEYWVRLRASVDAYAVVPVGADQAKPAPGVLEAIASADVILFPPSNPVVSVGTILAVPGIREAIAEAGVPVVGLSPIVGDAPVRGMADKVLSAVGVESTAAAVAEHYGSGLLDGWLVDTVDAGTVEQVAAAGIRCRAVPLMMTDLAATAEMARQALALAEEVRGA
- a CDS encoding DNA-3-methyladenine glycosylase family protein, which translates into the protein MAGRFDPRPTRTTVRGGHVVVPGQARADRSGGVSGGLGGRTRSWVPPWPLDLGLVLGPLRRGPADPTFRTTPDGAVWRASLTPVGPGTLRVSVRAGAVEGEAWGPGADWLLEQLPRMLGESDDPDAFEPRHRLVAVTRHRRPGLRLTRTGLVLESLIPSILEQKVTTDEAYRAWRLLVRKYGVPAPGPGPLVGRGGGMFVMPEPRVWALIPSWEWHRAGVDNKRASTILRVVRVARRMEEAVGFEVGRAQERLEVVAGVGPWTSAEVVQRSHGAADAVTVGDLHLPGIVGYALAGDRDADDAVMLSLLEPYAGQRHRAARLILLSGRTPGRRQPRMPRGDIGRL